One window of Gavia stellata isolate bGavSte3 chromosome Z, bGavSte3.hap2, whole genome shotgun sequence genomic DNA carries:
- the CDC37L1 gene encoding hsp90 co-chaperone Cdc37-like 1 gives MALWLPRSRDGGPPSEEDEERGQAPASRQRLPEVQTYSQGIELACQKEREFVKHSVECTWNLAEAQQKLGSLALHNSESRDQESAQAKTEAAELRWREEEWRRKEEALNQRERQNLWNTDPVSKEVFNKSFINQKRKETEDEDLSEPLMQKHEQKIRHFGMLSRWDDSQRFLSDHPYLVCEETSRYLMLWCFHLEAEQKRALMEQVAHQAVVMQFIIEIARSCNVDPRGCFRLFFQKAKTGEGYFEAFKNELEAFKTRVRIWSQSHGFQTMLLHDLSVNPGLVGELTSFSQNTGSISTDVCSLNSVIQRDEEESKMMDTV, from the exons ATGGCGCTGTGGCTCCCGCGCTCACGGGACGGCGGCCCTCCGTCGGAGGAGGACGAGGAGCGGGGGCAGGCTCCCGCCTCCCGTCAGCGCCTGCCGGAAGTGCAG ACATACAGCCAAGGGATTGAATTAGCctgccaaaaagaaagagagttTGTGAAGCACTCTGTAGAATGCACGTGGAACCTAGCAGAAGCCCAGCAAAAACTTGGTAGCTTAGCACTGCATAACTCAGAATCCCGCGATCAGGAATCTGCTCAAGCAAAGACTGAAGCTGCAGAGTTGAGATGGAGAGAGGAAgagtggagaagaaaagaagaagcaCTAAACCAGAGGGAAAGACAGAATCTATGGAACACAGATCCTGTTAGTAAGGAGGTATTTAATAAG agTTTTAttaatcaaaaaagaaaagaaacagaagatgaaGATCTGTCTGAACCACTTATGcaaaaacatgaacaaaagaTAAGACACTTCG GTATGTTGAGCAGATGGGATGATAGTCAACGATTTTTGTCTGATCATCCATATCTTGTATGTGAAGAAACATCTAGATATCTCATGTTGTGGTGTTTTCATCTAGAAGCTGAACAG aaaagagcTCTGATGGAGCAAGTAGCACACCAAGCAGTTGTAATGCAGTTTATTATAGAAATTGCCAGAAGCTGCAATGTGGATCCAAGAGGCTGTTTTCGTCTCTTTTTCCAGAAAGCCAAA acaGGAGAAGGCTATTttgaggcttttaaaaatgaacttgAGGCATTCAAGACAAGAGTGAGAATCTGGTCACAATCACATGGCTTTCAAACTATGTTACTACATGATCTCAGTGTCAATCCTGGTCTTGTAGGAGAGCTGACATCTTTTTCACAG AACACAGGTTCCATAAGCACAGATGTCTGCAGTTTAAACTCTGTGATAcaaagagatgaagaagaatcCAAAATGATGGACACAGTATAG